Below is a genomic region from Prunus persica cultivar Lovell chromosome G3, Prunus_persica_NCBIv2, whole genome shotgun sequence.
aaaaagccaaaaaaggTTTTGGTTCTATTGGGTCAGTCTAGCGGGCCATGGTGAATCCGAGTGACACTGACCTGTAATCCTTCCACTGCCAAGAGAGGGAGGTAGTCGTTGCTCTGTAAAGCCAGCCTAACGCGGTTCCCTCCTCTCTAGAAAACCAGTGACCCAAGCCTCCGCTCAAGACACAGTGGGTTCAACTCCTGGCTTGGAATGGGCAGGCCAGTAGAGAGCCAGCTCGAACCCGACCCGCTAATTCTTGGCCAATGTTCCAGCACCTCAAAGCCCCCACTCGGGTTACAAGCTTGTGTTACAAAGCTCGGCGGCAAGAGCCTCTCGTGTTAGGTTTATAAAGCGTAGTGTTTGATATCAAATGAGCGATGTGGGATAAGTTGCACTCGCTCTTATTATCTTGGGCTTTCAGATAATGACTTGACTTTTGAGGTCTATTTGGAAGCTCATAATTTCGTCAAAACTTAAtcaatttgtaattttctggTGATTTAGGGAGTTGAATGAGGTCACAAGACTCTGAAGATTCAATTTGTCTCAAGGAAGAAACACTTCACGTTCAAAGGAGACTGGGAAAAAAGTATATGGTAAAACTCACTGAAGCATTTTAGAGGATCTCCAAAAGACATTGTTATTGGCAACGTTGGTCGGTGAAAGATAGTAACATCACTTAAAGATTGactcaaaattttgttttgtaaaaacaCACATTAGTCAAAAGGATGTGAACCGTGGAGGTGGTTTCCCACAATCAAACCTGAGAggtaagggtttagggttcacAGGAGTATGTGAAACtatctttttaattgaaaatctAGATGTAGAAGTAGAAATTGCCAATGacaatggaaaaagaaaaacaaacatcaaTTCCTAGCATTTCATCCAGGTAAGATGAGAAGGAGGAAGGAAGAAGTAAGGGGCCAAgagttttactttttttttaaatcacttttttattctttcttttattcctTCTCCAAGTCttttacaaatacaaatatttattGGGTGATAAAATAACCCATCACTCAGATTAATTGAATTCTTTTCAACCCACAATCACAAAAATTgaatagagaagaaaaacaaaagattgaGATCTGACACGCAATGCCTGGGAATGTTAGTAACTTAAAACCAGCTGTCTATGATCTCTTACTCCTTATACAGATGCTATCTCCACCATCCAATCTACTCCTGCTCAAGCATCACATGTAATCCAAGTCACACCTGAAGTTCCATGAAACATTTGATCTCTAGTTCTCAACAGCAGATTTCAAAGTCACAATTTCAGCAATGCTCAACTCCACGCTTCAACATGGTATCTTCCAGCCTTTTCCAGAGCTCTAAGCCATCTCACTGCTGACTCCTGTGGAAGCCCACTTTCTTTCGAAATAATCTCCTCAAAGGCTAATAATACATCTGCCGGCATTTTTGTAGAAGAGCCTGCAACATATACAGCAGCCCCCTCCCTCAGCAAATTCCACACCCTCCGGCTATGTTCctgtattttatgttgcacATAAACCTTCTGTGACTGGTCTCTTGAGAAGGCAGCATAAAAGCCTCCACCTTTTGCTTCTGAAAGCACCCCACCATTTTGTGAATGGGATATCCAAAACTCTCTGTATAAAAAATCATTGTCCTCGTTTCTGCATCCAAAGAAGAACATCACTGGAGCAGTTGAACCAGTCAAACTTTGTATGGCTCTTTCCTCCACAAATCCACGGAAAGGTGCACAGCCAGTTCCAGGTCCAATGAGAATGAGAGGAAGTGATGGTGGTGGGGGAGGAAGGGAACCTTTTTGAAACCACACTGGAACATAAACGCCTGTTTATCacagaagaacaaaaatcaagGACATGAAAGGGTAATTCGTATTTTGCTTTGTTAATAACATGCTTTATATGTACAGTATATGACATACATTGTTCAGGATCAAGCTTGGCTAGCCAATTTGAGCAGAGACCTGCTCGACTTCTTTTGAAAGGTGTTGTCCATGACACCACATTCACTGTTAAGTGAACTTGATTGGGGTGCGCAGAAGGGGACGAAGAGATGGAGAAAGCCCTCGTTTTTAAAGGAGGAACCAACTGTACCAACCATTCCAATGGCATTTGAACGGAGGGGAAATCTTCCAAAACCTgtattttcatatatgaactaaattattaaaaacaaacctaaaGGAGGAAACAAAGCACTTCATCAACGGATTTTACATCACCTCCAGAACAGTCCGTCGTTCCCTCTGATTGTATTGGTATAGATCATCTCTTCCTTCAGGTGACACAAAATATTGGAGTCTTTCCTTTTCATGTTCAGCTGTTGCAAATATACTCATGACCTGAAAATTCCATGGAAGATCAATTTAAGGGCCATAGCATGTctacaataacaaaaattgttCATTAATGAGACTTCCATTCCATATGCTTATATGTAAGGTGTTTGGTTGAAAGTTATGTTACCATTACCATTTTAGCAATATCCTAACTATTCCTTATTATTCAAATCACTTTCTAAGATTGCCTAAACAGTTGAACTAATAAAtcaataacaacaaaaaaagccaACTGGATGACGAGCAAAACTAAGCAAGCAAGAATATGGCTATAACATAAACTGGAAGGGGTGCTTTCTATAAGAAATGTGCTAATATAAATCCATGAGTTACATACTAGATTCTTGCCTCAAAGAAATAGCGCCGAGGAGATGCTGATGCAACATCCATTGTCAATTCAacaaaagtttttaatttgatgGGGGTACAAGCGTCAAGAAGCTGATTCTCCATCTCTGAAGGATGAACCTAAAATCAGCAATGccaaaaataagaataaaaaatgataCTTCGAAGAACAATGCAAAAAATCCCCTTAACCATTCAACGTATTTCCTTTCTCTTGTACACaggtttcaaaaaaaataatcgaAGTATCTTATTCAATCATTTATTTtagtaaaaatttgaaggtAGTACCACTCAAATATTCAATCAACATACAAGCAAAAAAACTCACAGTGATGAATGATTCAGGGTCCAAATTACAACGAAGTATGAAAGAATCTATTGCAGCAGGATTTTGACTAGGGAGAACCTCAAGGACGTTACCAACTTCATATTCAATAGCCTGACATATCAAATGAAACTTTTCACTAGGAAAGAAAAGTAATGATACATATTGGTTGAATCAACAGGAAACGTAACAAGCACATAGTAGGCAACTTACAGatgaaacaaattcaaattcgaAGTGATGCACCTCTTTGTCTATACTTCCTGATTTAGTCAGTGGCTCATTTTTTACCTACATGAGTAAAGTTTAAATGAGCTGAGGAATGCATGAGACAAAAAATCATCTGGtaatgagaaagagagaaagcaaACAAGTCCCCAAACATCACAAACTTAAATTAACATGTGCCTAAGCAGTTAGAAATAGCAGAATTTTATACACACTATAGTGTAACATTCTAGCATTACCAATTTAAGAATGCAGTCAGGCCTGTTCTTGTCAAGAGAAAACTTTACAGGAGACACTCTGCGAGCCCTTTCAATCTGCAACGCAATGTGATTCAAGTCTGAGAAAACCACAAAGGCATGGCTTAATTAGACACTACATACAAACTGTATGCAAGGATGAGCTTAACAGAAATGACACTGTGGTATCGAACATTCCATGTCTAACATAGAACTGATTTTGGTTCAAAGGGtgggaaaggaaaggaaatgatttttttattttttttttggcaacaTGTCTTCTAATAGAATCTGAAAACCTATCAATGGAAGTAAAAAGTTTACTAGTAAAAAAACATGCTTTATAATGATTCATCTGCATAATGATGTTTGCAAACAACAAGAAGGTAATTACATGATTATACCAAGAAGGGAACTCTGAACAACTAAATTACCTGAATTAGTTGAAAATTGTGAATCCACCTGCTTAATGTCATGGTATTGAATCCGAACTTTAGGTTCAGCCATAAAATTCTCATACGGAATCAAAAATTCTGGGCCATTTGGGAAGTATTTTGGATTGatgttattcaacatattccacaAAGATATCATCCAAGGATCCAGAGCAGCCTCATACCTGTTAACGGTAAACAAGAATAGTGTCCAAATTTAGAACATATAGCAAGATTTCAATAATTAATTCTGAAATAAAAGAACCATACCCTGATGGGTGCTGATCATCTCCCAAACCTCTTTGGATAATAGGGGTTGCCCCAAGGTCCAGAAGTCTTCTATCAAGCTTCTTTGCCACAAACTGCAACCATAACTCAAAAGTCATAAACAcataaattcttccatttaAATCGAAGGGTCGAAAGGCGACTTTATACTCATCAATCACATTAAAGACTAGACACTTTACATTAAATTTCTGGTAACCAGAATCCCCCAATCCAAAAACAGCATAATGAAGTCCTTCAAGCCATTGCCCACTTAGATTTCTCTGCAGAAGATATTTCCAAAATCCCTGCATACACATAGATATGTACATaagcaaaaataaacaactagGCCTCTTTCAAAAGGTATATAGTATTTAGTAAttgttgtaaataaataactgAAATGCTAAGAAAAAGCAAACCTTCATGGGATCAGGAGTATCCCCCTGGCCTGTAgttgaaacaacaaaaattacagTGCCCTCTTGAGCTAAGCAACTCTGAGACGGTAAGCAACAGCAAAAATTAGCTTAATATTCGAAAGTGGTAATTTTTATTCATGTGTTATTGTTGTTTActagaacaaaaaacaaagaaaacaaaaaagaatgcaaTGGAAAACTTACGGTATCGTATTGGTCGATGGAAATAAGGTGGACGGGGCAGCCTCTGCGCTCGGCTTCACGGCCCACTCGCTCGGCAACGTCTAAGGCGTTTCCGGTTTGAGTCGCGTAGAGTATGAGTAGTTTCTTTGGCCTCTCCTCCATGTCTGATGAACCCATCAATGTCTCTCTCTAAGGCCAAAGCTAACTCAGCTGCTTCAAGGAGACGCAGAGAGAGAATTTCGTCGTCTCTGCACACAGAGAGAATTTGATTGTGCCGTCGTCTGTGCTTAATATGGATTGGGCCTAAAGGCCtccattattattaaaatcatGAGCTCCGGCCCATgttggaaaaaaacaaaaaaactactAATTTCACGGACAcccattaaaattttaatttttaacaaatatCATGGGACACATTTTAAACTAGGAGATTAAGAGttcgtttgggagtgattctgAATATACCAAAATCACTTCTGGAAAGAAGCATCTCTCACATGATTCTCAATGTAAttagggatggcaacgggtCGGATAGGGGCcgggtatgacaataccatctCCGTCCCCGCCCCCGATCCCCGCCCCCGTCCCCGAACCTATCCCCGTTTAATAGGTTTCGGGAATTCCCGTCCCCGTCCCCATTTGGGGACTATCCCCCATATTCAGCTCGAATCTCCGATTTTTTTGCATACAAAcatatttatcatacattctaacattaagtttcatattaaattatcattcaacacatccaaatta
It encodes:
- the LOC18782643 gene encoding NADPH-dependent diflavin oxidoreductase 1 isoform X1, producing MGSSDMEERPKKLLILYATQTGNALDVAERVGREAERRGCPVHLISIDQYDTSCLAQEGTVIFVVSTTGQGDTPDPMKGFWKYLLQRNLSGQWLEGLHYAVFGLGDSGYQKFNFVAKKLDRRLLDLGATPIIQRGLGDDQHPSGYEAALDPWMISLWNMLNNINPKYFPNGPEFLIPYENFMAEPKVRIQYHDIKQVDSQFSTNSDLNHIALQIERARRVSPVKFSLDKNRPDCILKLVKNEPLTKSGSIDKEVHHFEFEFVSSAIEYEVGNVLEVLPSQNPAAIDSFILRCNLDPESFITVHPSEMENQLLDACTPIKLKTFVELTMDVASASPRRYFFEVMSIFATAEHEKERLQYFVSPEGRDDLYQYNQRERRTVLEVLEDFPSVQMPLEWLVQLVPPLKTRAFSISSSPSAHPNQVHLTVNVVSWTTPFKRSRAGLCSNWLAKLDPEQCVYVPVWFQKGSLPPPPPSLPLILIGPGTGCAPFRGFVEERAIQSLTGSTAPVMFFFGCRNEDNDFLYREFWISHSQNGGVLSEAKGGGFYAAFSRDQSQKVYVQHKIQEHSRRVWNLLREGAAVYVAGSSTKMPADVLLAFEEIISKESGLPQESAVRWLRALEKAGRYHVEAWS
- the LOC18782643 gene encoding NADPH-dependent diflavin oxidoreductase 1 isoform X3 produces the protein MENQLLDACTPIKLKTFVELTMDVASASPRRYFFEVMSIFATAEHEKERLQYFVSPEGRDDLYQYNQRERRTVLEVLEDFPSVQMPLEWLVQLVPPLKTRAFSISSSPSAHPNQVHLTVNVVSWTTPFKRSRAGLCSNWLAKLDPEQCVYVPVWFQKGSLPPPPPSLPLILIGPGTGCAPFRGFVEERAIQSLTGSTAPVMFFFGCRNEDNDFLYREFWISHSQNGGVLSEAKGGGFYAAFSRDQSQKVYVQHKIQEHSRRVWNLLREGAAVYVAGSSTKMPADVLLAFEEIISKESGLPQESAVRWLRALEKAGRYHVEAWS
- the LOC18782643 gene encoding NADPH-dependent diflavin oxidoreductase 1 isoform X2 — its product is MSIFATAEHEKERLQYFVSPEGRDDLYQYNQRERRTVLEVLEDFPSVQMPLEWLVQLVPPLKTRAFSISSSPSAHPNQVHLTVNVVSWTTPFKRSRAGLCSNWLAKLDPEQCVYVPVWFQKGSLPPPPPSLPLILIGPGTGCAPFRGFVEERAIQSLTGSTAPVMFFFGCRNEDNDFLYREFWISHSQNGGVLSEAKGGGFYAAFSRDQSQKVYVQHKIQEHSRRVWNLLREGAAVYVAGSSTKMPADVLLAFEEIISKESGLPQESAVRWLRALEKAGRYHVEAWS